In Paenibacillus durus, the DNA window GAAATGGCCCAGAAAGCGGTCGATCTCATCATGGCACAGGTGCAGGGCGATGCAGTGCCGATGGAAAATATCTTTCCTGTAGAGCTTATACAAGGCGGGACAACATAGACGAACGATCCCTCAATTTCTATTGGGGGATCGTTTTATCTCCTAACGCAGGCGCCATTCTTTCACCGTTACTGTTGAAGAGCCTCTCCGAATGAGCGGGTCCGCATTGCCGATTTCTTCCGCTTCGGCAAGCGAGGAAGCCGATATTAGATAAGCGCCGCCCGTAGCGTCGCCAAAGGGGCCGTACATTTCAAGACAACCCTCTTTCTTTAACCGGTCAAGATGCTCATAATGCCCCGCAACATCTTCGGGATTAAAATGTTCTGTTCTTGCGGTAATCAGCAAATATCTGTTCAATGTCATTCCTCCCCCAAATTTATAAAATCTTCCTCCCTATCGTAACAAAAGTAAGTGGTCATGGCGACCTAGCTTTCTGCCGGATAGCGGCAATTCAGTATAGCTCCCCAAACTTACTTAAAGTAGGTAAATGGTGATTAGTTATGCTATAATCGCTGTACTGCACTGGTTAGCAGTGGTTAAGACCGCTTTATGATATATATACCGTGTTATATGGGAGGCTTGTATATGAAGCAGCTTCAAGATATACCCGTATCCGTGCTGGACCTGGCTCCGATCACGGAAGAAGGCACGGCGGCGGACGCGCTGTGGAACGCGCTCGATCTGGCGCAGCATGCCGAACGCTGGGGGTTCCGCCGCTATTGGCTGGCCGAGCATCATAACATGCCCGGCATCGCCAGCTCGGCCACGTCGATCGCCATCGGGCATGTGGCGGCCGGAACGAAGAGCATCCGCGTCGGCTCCGGGGGCATTATGCTGCCCAACCATGCCCCGCTGATGATTGCCGAGCAGTTCGGCACGCTGGAATCCCTGTTCCCGGGCCGGATCGATCTCGGCCTTGGCCGTGCGCCCGGCTCGGACCAGCCGGCTTCCCGGGCGATCCGCCGCGGCATGGGCAGCGACGGCAGCGATTTCCCGGAGCAGCTGGCCGAGCTCCGGGCTTATTTCAATCCCGGCGCTGCGGATTCGCGGCCTCCGGGCGTAAGGGCCGTTCCCGGCGAGGGACTGAACATCCCGATCTGGCTGCTCGGCTCCAGCGGCTTCAGCGCAAGGCTGGCCGGCCAGCTCGGCCTTCCCTTCGCCTTTGCCAGCCACTTCGCGCCGGATTATCTGCTGCCCGCCCTTCATCTATACCGCACCAGCTTCCGGCCCTCCGGGGTGCTCGATAAGCCGTATGCCATGGTCGGACTCAGCGCCGTCGCGGCGGACACGGCCAGTGAAGCCCGGCGGCTCGCGACCTCCTCACAACAGCAGGCGCTCAGCCTCATCCGCGGCCGTCCCAGCAAGCTAAAGCCTCCGGTGGACAGCATGGATGAACTGTGGAGTCCACAAGAGCAGTCCCTTGTCCTTGGCAGGCAGCAGTATGCCATTATCGGCGATAAAGCAGCTATTCAGGAGCGGATGCAGCAGATCCTGGAGGAGACGCAAGCGGACGAATGGATTGTAACCTCACAGATTTACGATCATGCCGCCCGTTTAAGGTCCTATGAAATTCTTGCCGAAGCCCTCTGCACGAAATGGCCTGAATAGGGTTTCCCTTCCGGACATGATAATATAAGGAGTGCTACGAAGATACAGAGGGGATGAACAGCATGAAGCAAGAGGTTATGGAACGCTTTTTTTCGTATGCCCGCATGGATACGCAGTCCGATGAGACCAGTAAGATCTGCCCTTCAACACCGGGACAGTCGGTGCTGGCGCGGAAGTTGGCGGAAGAGCTGGCCGAAATAGGGATGGAGGAAATTACGGTCGATGAGCACAGCTATGTGTTCGCTTCGCTTCCGCCAAGCAGCAGCAAAGAAGTCCCCGTCATCGGATTTCTCGCCCATTTGGATACCGCTACCGATATGTCGGGCGCAGGCGTGCGTCCGCAGATTGTGGAATCCTATGATGGCGGCGATATCGTGCTGAACCAAGCGCTGAATGTCGTCCTTTCTCCAAAAAACTTTCCGGAGCTCAGCGGATATAAGGGGCAGACTCTGATTACGACCAACGGCACTACTCTGCTTGGCGCGGATGACAAAGCCGGCATCGCCGAAATTATGACAGCCATGCATTATTTGAAGCAGCACCCGGAAATCAAGCACGGCAAAATCCGGGTCGCCTTTACGCCTGACGAGGAGATCGGACGCGGCGCGCATAAATTCGATGTGGCCGCCTTCGGCGCCAAGTTCGCCTACACGATGGACGGAGGACCGCTCGGAGAACTGGAGTATGAGAGCTTCAATGCGGCGGCGGCACGGATTACCTTTCACGGCGTCAACGTCCATCCCGGAACAGCCAAGGGAAAGATGATCAACTCCGCCAAAATCGCCATGGCTTTTCACGAACGGCTGCCCGCTGGGGAATCGCCGGAGTTCACGGAAGGCAAGGAGGGTTACTACCATCTAACGTCATTCCAGGGTACTGTGGAAATCAGCCGGCTGAATTATAATATCCGGGACTTTGACCGGGAACGGTTCGAAGAACGGAAGGCGTTTATCCAGACATTGATCGATGAATTCAGACAGACTTACGGGGAAAACAGCATCGTACTGGAGCTCAATGACCAATATTACAATATGCGCGAAAAAATCGAGCCCGTACGCCATATCGTCGATATTGCCCATAACGCAATGACAAATCTTGGCATTACGCCGATTGTCCATCCGATTCGCGGCGGCACCGACGGCTCCCAACTGTCTTATATGGGACTGCCGACGCCCAATATTTTTGCTGGAGGGGAGAACTTCCACGGGAAGTTCGAATATATTTCAGCCGATACGATGGTTAAAGCGACCGAAGTGATCATCGAGATTGCCAAGCTGTTCGAACAGCAGGCCTGATCCACCTCGCGCCTCATGCAAGAAGCCTCCAAACCTTGGCTGAACTGCCAAGCAAGGAGGCTTCTTTATGCGTAATAGACGGTTGCTCAGACGGTGCTTTAAGCCTCTTCCTCATCCGGTCGTCCGTCTTTCCAAATGACATTTTCCCCGTAGTTCTTGCCCCAGTCGTACATCATGCGCAGGACAGGCATCAGACTTTGACCATATTCCGTCAAAGAGTATTCTACTCTCGGAGGGACCTCCGCATACACTTTGCGCAGCACAAGCCGATCCTCCTCCAGCTCCCGGAGCTGGTTCGTCAGCATCTTTTGCGTGATATGGGGAATGAGCTTCTTCAGCTCGCTGAACCGTTTCGTGCCGTCCAGGCCGAGATGCCATAGAATAATCAGCTTCCACTTTCCGCCGATGACGGCCAGAGTCAGCTCTTTTTCACAGTTAATTTCCTTAAGATTGATCCGGTCCTTGATCTCCGTCGCCATGTTTCCAGCCTCCTCTTGTAGATATCATACTACAAAAAAGAAACGCATGCCGCCCCGAAAGAGAGCAAGTTCCGTGAGGACCTGGCGTAAACATGGCGGTTTGGACTTTCGAGCGGGCAAGCGGCTGCGAACAATCCTTAAGGTTTAACCATTCATGCAGTCGGCCCATGTTGTTGGTGTATTTTCCGGCGCAAATAAGTATTCAATAGCTTATCTAATTCTACAGATTTATTAATCGTCCGTTGATCCTTAGCTCCATACATTTTTGCAAATAGATAGAGCACCACCCTCTTTTGTTCGATCATTTGTTCCAGCTCTTTCAAGTTGACCGCCTCCAAGTCGATTAGACGGTTGAAAACCCGAATAATTTAGAATGGCATTTGATATATTTTCCAAGCAAAATCCCTTTCACTTTTCTATTATTATCCAGTTGCCCATAAAAAGGGAGGTCCAAATTTATGGACCCCCTAAAAACTAATACCTTGCTCCTTAAGCTTATCTTTTACGAATCGAATTTGTTTTTTAATTGTGCTAATGGACTTATGGAGCTGTCCGGCAATCTGGGTCTTATTAAGACCTCTCGATCTTAGATCGTATACTTGCCGTTCCGATGGAGTAAGAACTTTACTCAGCCTGATTTCTTTCAAATATTCCTTCCTTAAAACCTCAGAGCCGTCAGGATGAATATAGATTTGGTTCATATGCGCATCCCGAATTGCACGTAATATGTCAACGAGACTACTTTTATTTATAAAATTTACGGCTCCGCTTTTAAAAGACTGGGCTATGACTTCTTGCTCTTTTATCGCAGTTAACGCTATGACCTTATGGCCCGCTTGACTTAGAACTCTAATTGCCATTAGACCGTCTAAATTCGCCCTGGATAAATTTATATCCATCAATATGACATCAAATTCAAGAGACTTTGTTGCTTCAACAGCATCGGGCCCATTATCAATAATCCGTACGACCTCGATATCATTTTCTTTATTAATGTATTTTGAAATATTCTTTTGCCAGAAAGGTTCATCCTCAACTAAAATTACTCTAATCTTATTCTCCATAATATATCATCCCTTTCGAGAGTTTATGCAGACGTCACAATTCTCTTTTTGGGGAAGTGAAGGACAACGGAAGTTCCTATACCTTCAACACTGTTAAATGTAATTGTCCCTTGATGGGCTTTCATAACGTTGTAACAGAAGCTCAGCCCTAAACCATGATTTTTTGAATTTTTTTTGGTGGAAAAAAAGGGCTCCATGATCCTGGCTAGTTCTCCGTTTGGAATGCCTATACCACTATCCTCAATCTCAAGCGCGATCTCTGTTTTAATACGGTATAATTTCACCTTAATAAGCCCCTGATCCCCTTGGTTAATAGCTTCAATGGCATTATTAAGAAGGTTTTTAATAACCTCGCCTAAGAGTACATCGTCACACTCCATTTCGACATTTTCTAAAAGGCTGACTTCGATTTGTATTTTTTGTGCTTTAAGAACACCTTGAAACCCCTGAACAGAGGATAATAGGATATCATTCAAATGGTGACGGTCTTCTCTAAGAACAATTTCTTCGGTTTTGGATTTTATTCGCTCAATCATGTGGTCGATATGCTCAATGGCTGGCAATGCCGATTTAATAGCTTCCTTTGCTTCTATAAGATCGTTCTTCTCGGCAGCCTCCTGAGCGATGAGGAAAAAAAACTTGATTTTGTGAATTTCGTTTTTTATGGTGTGGTTAAGTACAGCCGTACCGGAACTCATGATTTGGAGAGATCGGTCAAGAGCCTGTTGCTCCACTTTCACTTTTAATCCAAAGACCCCGGATAAAAAAATATAGATAACAAACAGCAAATAACCTACTCCAAAAATGACTGGAAGAGTCATGAGAAATGTTTCACTTTTTATTTTAAAAGCAGCAGGTATATTATTGAAAATATAGACACCTAAATAGATCGGGACAACAATAACAAGTGCATTGAACTTGCTTTTTTTAATTGCTTGGTTTTTTTCTGAAAACCATGATCTAAAAATTAGATAAGTGGCTGCACAATAGTAAGGAGTAGACCAAATAAGCAAGAACATAAAATCAAGATCTAGCTCAGGATAAAATTTTGTCCTGAAAATCATTAGAATTACGGGTATAAATAATACAATTGCTAATCTGTTTTTAATTTTTGAATGGGTTACTTTTGTAAAAACTATTGCATACATTAAAACTGCATACGGTGCTATAGATTGTCCCAAAAACTGGAAATATATAGAGAGTTCGTGCAAGAAAAAAATCACGGTTTCATAGATTCCATTGTTTTTAAATGCAGGTATAGTATTGTTTCTAAGAACATTTGATAAAGCGCCTATTGAGGCACAGTAATTACAAAGCGCCAGCCATCGAATCGATTCGTTTTCTTTAGAGCGAGTGACAAGAAGCACTGTACCTATAATGAAGCTGAAAAAGAAAATGAAAGACATCCTTTATTCTCCTTCAATGAAGCTCAAGATATCATCAGGCTTGGCAGCAATAAAAGTCGGCTTCCCTTGTTGCAGAAGTGGGGATGAATCATAGCCCCAGGTTACACCAATGCTTTTTATCCTTGACCGATTAGCAGCCCTGATATCTCGCAGTTCGTCGCCAACATAAATGAGGTCCTCTTTTTTTAAGTTAAATTTTTTGCAAAACTGATCCAGGTCTCTAAATTTCGTAAAAGGATTAGATGAAAAATACTCGTAATCAAAGAAATCCATTTGATTGTTTTGAAGAAACTCGCGGGTAGCATGTTGGGAATTGGATGTAATAAAACCGATTTTAATATTCCGAGCCTTTAAATCATGAAGCAGCTTTGAAATTCCATTCACGGCTTTCATCGTAGGGAAAGCATCCTGGTAACCTGCTTTAATTAACATTCCAACGATGGGCATCTGGTACCAAGGTACCCCTAATAATTTACAACGGTCTCGGATGGATAAGCGGCTAAGTTCTTCCACCTGGTCAGGTTGAATACTCTGGAAGCCTTTAGTTGCAGCGATCTGGTTAAATAGTTGAACGGCTAGTGATCTGGTATTCACCAACACTCCATTAAAGTTAAATACAATGCATACTTGTTCCATATTACAATCTCCTTACCCAAAAATATCTATTAATTCAAACCTATTCTATATAAAATAGTGAGTCAACGGTACTAAGTCCCTAATTTAAACGAAAAGAAACCCTGCGCCCTGTGAAAGACGTGGGTTTCTCCATTATCTGAACGCATGCTGCGCCGCTACTCCAGATTGGCATGCTTGCCGAACATTTGGGTTGTCGTTTGCCCCGTTCTATCCATTAGCCGCAATATAACGGCATCATAGAACAGAAGGAGCGTCTGCTCAAACAGCGAGGCCATCGGCTGAATCGTTGAGCCGCTTCCTGCCGCCTGATCTTTCGCCGCTCCGGGCAGCTTCACCGTATCATCGGCCAGACGTCCAATCGTCGACTCCGGGTTGATCGTAAGCGCGGCTACGCCCGCGCCGAGTACCTTGGCTTTATTCGCCATCGTGATCAAGCTCTGCGTCTCTCCCGAGCCGGAGCCGAGGATAAGCAAATCTCCCTCAGCGATACCGGGAGTCACCGTTTCTCCAACCACATAAGCTTCCTTGCCCGCATGCATCAGCCGCATAGCGAACGCCCGCCCCATGAGACCGGATCTTCCTGCTCCCGCAAGGAATATCCGGTTTGCGCGAAAAATCCGTTCGGCGAGTTCCTCCGCTTCCTGCACGGGAATCCGGGATACGGACCGCTGCAGCTCATTGATAATTTCCTCCGCGTATTGTACGGTGTTCATCGGCGGCTTAAGACTGGCTGACAAGACGTTTCATTTCGGCAGCCGCTGCCTTTTTGTCATCTTGTCCGGTAATGCCTCCGCCTACGATGACAAGATCCGGTTTCGCCTCGATCACTTCAGGCAGCGTGTCCAGCTTGATGCCGCCCGCGATGGCTGTCTTGGCCTGCTTGACCACACTCTTGATCGCCTGCAGATCTTCAAAGGAGTTCTTGCCTTCGGCTTGATGATCGTAGCCGGAATGAACGCAGATGTAGTCAGCGCCGAGAGCGTCCACTTCTGCCGCTCTGCCTTTGATGTCCTTGACGTTAATCAGGTCTACGAGAACTTCCTTCCCGCTTTTCTTGGCTTCATCAACCGCGCCTCTGATCGTGGAGTCGTCGGAAACACCGAGTACGGTAATAATATCCGCGCCCGCTTCAGAGGCTTTCATCACTTCGTAACCGCCCGCGTCCATAATCTTCAGGTCGGCTAATACCGTAAGCTGCGGAAAAGCGTCCTTGATCGCTTTTACAGCGTGCAGTCCTTCATTAATCACGATCGGAGTTCCAATTTCAACAATATCTATATAGTCAGCAACTTCCGCCACCACTTCTTTCGCTCCGGGAATGTCTACCAAATCAAGCGCCAATTGCAATTTCATAGGGTCATAGCTCCTTCGTGATTATATAATTTATTGCTACGCCTATTGTAGACAGTACATTTCCTTTTAGGAAGTAGGCACTTTGCCGTGGCGTAGTCACCTGGAGGATACTACTGTGCAAAACCGCAGAAAATTTCAGAAATCCATAATCTTTTAGTCACGCGGGAAAAAGGGATGATTTTAACTAACAGCTGTGCTAATATTGTCCTTTGGAATCAACGGAGAATCCTGACTTTACAAGAAGAAGGTGACCCTCATGGCTGCTGACACCGCTGTGAACAAGACGGAAAATGAAAGCCCCTCCCATGAAAAAATCAGTCTCATCAAGCTGACCTGGCCGATCTTCCTCGAACTGTTCCTGTTCATGCTGATGGGCACGGTAGACACGTTTATGATCAGCTCCGTTTCGGACGATGCCGTATCCGGCGTAGGGGCGGCGAACCAGATCATCCAAATCGCCATCCTCGTGCTCAGCGTAGTCGGAAACGGCGCGGCCATCGTCATCTCCCAGTATCTCGGTTCCAGAAAGCTGCTCGAAGCGGCGGATGTTACCGCAAGCTCCATTACGCTTAGTCTCGGCTTAGGTGTTCTGCTGAGCATGATCTTCCTCGTATTCGGAGGAACCCTGCTGTCCATCCTTAACATACAGGGTGATATTTTTGTCTATGGAAAGACGTACATTGTTATTGTCGGCGGTTTTATTTTTTTCCAGGCGCTGATTAACGCCCTTGCGGCCACGATCCGCACCCACGGCTTCACTAAACAGACGATGCTGCTGTCACTGCTTATGAACATTCTACATGTGATCGGCAACTATATTCTGATCTTCGGCCACTTCGGCTTCCCAGCGCTCGGCGTGCAGGGCGCGGCCATTTCAACCGTGCTCAGCCGCCTGATCTGCCTGTTCCTGTTCTTCCTGCTGATGTACCGGATCATGGAAGTGCGCATCAAGTGGTCTTCTTATATCTTCCTAAGCAAAAGCTATGTCATGAAAATACTGAAAATCGGCGTCCCTTCCGCTTTCGAGTCGATTATTTACCAGGCATGCCAACTCGTGTTCACGCTGTATATCACCTATTTGGGCGCGGAAGCCCTAGCGACCCGCCAATATGCGCTTAATATTTCAAGCTATGTATACCTGTTCAGCATGGCGGCAGCTATGGGCACCTCCATTATCGTCGGTCACCTTGTGGGCGCGCGTCGGCCGCAGGAGGCTTACAAGCGGGTGTTCCAAAGCGTCAAATGGGCGCTGCTCGCCACCGTACTCATTGACGCAGTTGCCATCGCCTTCCGCATCCCGCTCTTCGGGCTGTTCACGGACAACGAGAACATCATTCTAATGGGGGCTCAGGTGATGCTGCTCAGCTTCTTCTTAGAGACAGGGCGGACCACCAACCTGATTATCATCAATTCCCTGCGGGCATCAGGAGACGCCCATTTTCCGGTATACATGGGGCTGATCTCCATGGTATGCATGAGTCTGCCCTTGGCCTATGTGCTCGCCTTCCAGCTTCATCTTGGCCTTGCCGGGGTCTGGCTGGCCAATGCGGCCGACGAGTGGCTGCGGGCGGTCATTATGTATTTCCGCTGGCGCAGCCGGGCCTGGGAGAAGTATGCTCTGGTTGAGCATGAGCCAGCCGAAGGAGAATCGAAACCCGCAATGGGATGATACCTTGCGCGGTACTCGTATCCAGCGGGTTTAGCGACCGGAAAGCAAAAAAAAAGACCTCGTCCTCCACTTAACCGTAGATTTCGAGGTCATTTTCGGGTTGTTTCCCTATGATACGAACACTTTGGGGACAGCCCCATTGACAAGATACCCTGATCTGCTGCAGGAACTTAATCCAAATATCCAGCCAATCCCTTATCCATCAAATAGTCCATCTCCGCATCCAAAATACTCTCCACCATCAGCTCGTCCAGCTTCACATCGCGGCGGCTGAGCACGTAGTCGACCAGATCATCGCTGTCGATGTCAACTTCACCCTTGGCGTTAGCCTTGGCGCTGTTAATAAAGGTCTGCTCATGCTTTAGAATAAGGGTAATCGCCTTCGGATCAGCCTTTGTTTTGCCTGCGATGAACCTGATCATTTCCTGCTCGTTTATATTCTGGTTCATAATTGTTCATCCTCCCGCTTGGACCTGCAAACCCATTGTAGCATAAGTCCGCCGCTTGCACGCATCCAAAAGAACGGGGTATTCCGCAAACTTCCATCATCGAAATTAATTGGTGAGACATACCAGGCTGCTACTTCTGCCTCAGGCATAGGATCATTAATGTAAGGTAAGCTAGATCTGCAAGTAAAAATAGTATTAACGATTCATCAGACATATCCTTTAATAGAACCCACATTTTCTCACCTTCACAAATTACAAAATTTTCTTCCTTATGGCAAATTATACCTCATAAATTAGGGATTAATAAAGCTTTTTTTCAAAATAAAGTAAAAAAATATCGAGGTCTCCCACAGCACGGGAGAAATCTCAGTCAATGAATTCGATATACAATACGTATCAGGAGACCGAGGAATGGCCGCCCACAGTCACTTTATTCTTGCCGTTTGTCTTGGATAGGTATAAGGCTTCGTCCGCCTCACGGTACAGCTGTTCAAAAGGCATGTCCGGGTCTTCCGTATAAATCATCCCGATGCTGACCGTCAGATGGATGCTGCGCCCGTCTTCCAGCATGAGGGTATGCCCTACCACCGCTCTGCGGATGGCTTCCGCCTTGTCCAATGCTTCCGCTTCATCCCGGGCAAAAAGGCAGAGCATAAATTCCTCTCCTCCCAACCTTCCCGCGATGGCCCCATTTTTGCAGAAATTCCGGATTTTGCAGGAAAACGATACCAGCGCTTGATCGCCGGCCAAATGCCCGTATGCATCATTAACCTGCTTGAAATCGTCAATGTCCATCAGCAGCATGGCCATCCCTTCCCCCTCCCTGTACTCCCGGGAATTGAAAGTATTCAGGAAATGCCTGCGGTTGTACAGACCCGTCAAATCATCAATGGAAGCCTGGTACTCCAGTTCGCGCTCATAGCGTTTTTTGTCGCTGTAATCACTGATCATCATCAGCATTGCACCCTCTTCGGGACTTCCTTCCAGCGGTATCAAGGATATACTGCAATACAAATTCTCCTCTTCGGCAGGCTCCAGTTCAATCCGCCCTCCACACTGATTCTCATAACAACCCAGAATACTAGAATACTGCTGCAAAAAAGGCAGGATACTAAGGCCCAACCAGCGGAACGGAGCGGGACCGAACATTCGGGTCAGCAGCTTCTCACCCGTCTCATTAATGCTGAGAATAACGCCGTTCCGGTCTGTCAGCACCATTCCCTCTACAGCGCTGCCAAGCAAGTGATCAGAGACAGAGGGCACCGGCGAAAGCTGCGGGTAGCGATAGATGGTAAAGAACACGACCGCAACGGACGGCAGCAGAGTAAGGACCGTAAATCCCGTGAAGGTGATCTTCAGAGCGGGGATTGCAATGCCCGAAATCACCGAAATCAGCATTCCGAGCAGCAGCAGCACATTCGGCTTAAGCTTATGCCCCGGGACGGCCTTAAGCGACGCTGCGAGCAGAAAAGCCGCATACAGGCTTAAGACCTGATCATATGCAATCAGCGCCATGCTAAGCAGCGTGGGCTGCATCATAATTCCGATGATTCCGCCTGTATTGACCAGCCCTACCGAGCTGCGCATTAGATGATGGTAAGGGTCAGTGAAGATAAGAGCAATATCCAGGACGAGGGGAATGGACAGAAGCGCCAGCTTCCCCGGAAATCTGCTGGGCAAGGGAGAGACATAGTCCCTGACGGCAGCATAGGCGAACAGAGGGATGAACAATAGAGGAAGCTGCTGCAAGTCTCGCATCAACAGCTTAATATTGAATGAGGAAGCCATGATCTCTGCAGCGGTTGAGACTAGCCCAAAAGCGATCAAGATTAGAAGGACCCAAGCATAGCGCCTGCCCGGCAGTCTTCTGAACCGGCAGGCGAAAATGCCCATATAAAGGCTGATTGTTCCGCTGAGCAGCAAATAATACGGATATCCCTTCATCCACGGCATGAACATTTCTCCTATTTTCATATTTTGCTTCGACTAATTATATCCTATTTCTTCCAATATTTGAATTGCCATCGGAGCAAATTGCGTCTCTTTTTTTGATTGCTTATAATACTAGTTAAGTTGCATCTTCTGAATCAAGAAGAGGCTTTTTGGGTGAAAGGGCGTGAATGCCGTGCCTCATGACGAGCAGGACAAGAACCGGATCAGACCGAAACTGAAGGTGATATCATTCGACGGTAATAAGAGCAGCCTAGTCGAAACCGAACAATCGCAGGTCAGCTTTCAGGATGTAGGCGGGATGGAAGAGCTCAAGAAAAAAATCCGCCTGAACTTTATTCTGCCGCTTCAGCAGCCGGAAATGTTCCAGGCCTTCGGGAAGTCGGCTGGAGGCAGTCTCCTGTTGTACGGCCCTCCCGGATGCGGCAAGACGTTCCTCGCCCGGGCGATCGCCGGAGAGATCAACGCCAACTTCCTGCATGTCGAACTGCAGGCCATTCTTTCTATGTACATTGGTG includes these proteins:
- a CDS encoding YciI family protein, which codes for MNRYLLITARTEHFNPEDVAGHYEHLDRLKKEGCLEMYGPFGDATGGAYLISASSLAEAEEIGNADPLIRRGSSTVTVKEWRLR
- a CDS encoding LLM class flavin-dependent oxidoreductase, with the translated sequence MKQLQDIPVSVLDLAPITEEGTAADALWNALDLAQHAERWGFRRYWLAEHHNMPGIASSATSIAIGHVAAGTKSIRVGSGGIMLPNHAPLMIAEQFGTLESLFPGRIDLGLGRAPGSDQPASRAIRRGMGSDGSDFPEQLAELRAYFNPGAADSRPPGVRAVPGEGLNIPIWLLGSSGFSARLAGQLGLPFAFASHFAPDYLLPALHLYRTSFRPSGVLDKPYAMVGLSAVAADTASEARRLATSSQQQALSLIRGRPSKLKPPVDSMDELWSPQEQSLVLGRQQYAIIGDKAAIQERMQQILEETQADEWIVTSQIYDHAARLRSYEILAEALCTKWPE
- the pepT gene encoding peptidase T; translation: MKQEVMERFFSYARMDTQSDETSKICPSTPGQSVLARKLAEELAEIGMEEITVDEHSYVFASLPPSSSKEVPVIGFLAHLDTATDMSGAGVRPQIVESYDGGDIVLNQALNVVLSPKNFPELSGYKGQTLITTNGTTLLGADDKAGIAEIMTAMHYLKQHPEIKHGKIRVAFTPDEEIGRGAHKFDVAAFGAKFAYTMDGGPLGELEYESFNAAAARITFHGVNVHPGTAKGKMINSAKIAMAFHERLPAGESPEFTEGKEGYYHLTSFQGTVEISRLNYNIRDFDRERFEERKAFIQTLIDEFRQTYGENSIVLELNDQYYNMREKIEPVRHIVDIAHNAMTNLGITPIVHPIRGGTDGSQLSYMGLPTPNIFAGGENFHGKFEYISADTMVKATEVIIEIAKLFEQQA
- a CDS encoding winged helix-turn-helix transcriptional regulator, which translates into the protein MATEIKDRINLKEINCEKELTLAVIGGKWKLIILWHLGLDGTKRFSELKKLIPHITQKMLTNQLRELEEDRLVLRKVYAEVPPRVEYSLTEYGQSLMPVLRMMYDWGKNYGENVIWKDGRPDEEEA
- a CDS encoding aspartyl-phosphate phosphatase Spo0E family protein, which codes for MKELEQMIEQKRVVLYLFAKMYGAKDQRTINKSVELDKLLNTYLRRKIHQQHGPTA
- a CDS encoding response regulator transcription factor codes for the protein MENKIRVILVEDEPFWQKNISKYINKENDIEVVRIIDNGPDAVEATKSLEFDVILMDINLSRANLDGLMAIRVLSQAGHKVIALTAIKEQEVIAQSFKSGAVNFINKSSLVDILRAIRDAHMNQIYIHPDGSEVLRKEYLKEIRLSKVLTPSERQVYDLRSRGLNKTQIAGQLHKSISTIKKQIRFVKDKLKEQGISF
- a CDS encoding sensor histidine kinase is translated as MSFIFFFSFIIGTVLLVTRSKENESIRWLALCNYCASIGALSNVLRNNTIPAFKNNGIYETVIFFLHELSIYFQFLGQSIAPYAVLMYAIVFTKVTHSKIKNRLAIVLFIPVILMIFRTKFYPELDLDFMFLLIWSTPYYCAATYLIFRSWFSEKNQAIKKSKFNALVIVVPIYLGVYIFNNIPAAFKIKSETFLMTLPVIFGVGYLLFVIYIFLSGVFGLKVKVEQQALDRSLQIMSSGTAVLNHTIKNEIHKIKFFFLIAQEAAEKNDLIEAKEAIKSALPAIEHIDHMIERIKSKTEEIVLREDRHHLNDILLSSVQGFQGVLKAQKIQIEVSLLENVEMECDDVLLGEVIKNLLNNAIEAINQGDQGLIKVKLYRIKTEIALEIEDSGIGIPNGELARIMEPFFSTKKNSKNHGLGLSFCYNVMKAHQGTITFNSVEGIGTSVVLHFPKKRIVTSA
- a CDS encoding HAD hydrolase-like protein; this encodes MEQVCIVFNFNGVLVNTRSLAVQLFNQIAATKGFQSIQPDQVEELSRLSIRDRCKLLGVPWYQMPIVGMLIKAGYQDAFPTMKAVNGISKLLHDLKARNIKIGFITSNSQHATREFLQNNQMDFFDYEYFSSNPFTKFRDLDQFCKKFNLKKEDLIYVGDELRDIRAANRSRIKSIGVTWGYDSSPLLQQGKPTFIAAKPDDILSFIEGE
- the hxlB gene encoding 6-phospho-3-hexuloisomerase; amino-acid sequence: MNTVQYAEEIINELQRSVSRIPVQEAEELAERIFRANRIFLAGAGRSGLMGRAFAMRLMHAGKEAYVVGETVTPGIAEGDLLILGSGSGETQSLITMANKAKVLGAGVAALTINPESTIGRLADDTVKLPGAAKDQAAGSGSTIQPMASLFEQTLLLFYDAVILRLMDRTGQTTTQMFGKHANLE
- the hxlA gene encoding 3-hexulose-6-phosphate synthase; translated protein: MKLQLALDLVDIPGAKEVVAEVADYIDIVEIGTPIVINEGLHAVKAIKDAFPQLTVLADLKIMDAGGYEVMKASEAGADIITVLGVSDDSTIRGAVDEAKKSGKEVLVDLINVKDIKGRAAEVDALGADYICVHSGYDHQAEGKNSFEDLQAIKSVVKQAKTAIAGGIKLDTLPEVIEAKPDLVIVGGGITGQDDKKAAAAEMKRLVSQS
- a CDS encoding MATE family efflux transporter; this encodes MAADTAVNKTENESPSHEKISLIKLTWPIFLELFLFMLMGTVDTFMISSVSDDAVSGVGAANQIIQIAILVLSVVGNGAAIVISQYLGSRKLLEAADVTASSITLSLGLGVLLSMIFLVFGGTLLSILNIQGDIFVYGKTYIVIVGGFIFFQALINALAATIRTHGFTKQTMLLSLLMNILHVIGNYILIFGHFGFPALGVQGAAISTVLSRLICLFLFFLLMYRIMEVRIKWSSYIFLSKSYVMKILKIGVPSAFESIIYQACQLVFTLYITYLGAEALATRQYALNISSYVYLFSMAAAMGTSIIVGHLVGARRPQEAYKRVFQSVKWALLATVLIDAVAIAFRIPLFGLFTDNENIILMGAQVMLLSFFLETGRTTNLIIINSLRASGDAHFPVYMGLISMVCMSLPLAYVLAFQLHLGLAGVWLANAADEWLRAVIMYFRWRSRAWEKYALVEHEPAEGESKPAMG